In Deltaproteobacteria bacterium, one genomic interval encodes:
- a CDS encoding heavy metal translocating P-type ATPase yields the protein MFRDKFWLSLLLTLPVVFWSRHIEELLGYRAPSFPGSASIPPVLGTAVFFYGGWVFLQGAWRELRDRLPGMMTLISLAISVAFVFSWVVEAGLIEANALWWELATLVTIMLLGHWIEMRSISQAQGALQELARLLPDTATRITEGGEETVAVDALRMGDVVLVRPGESVPVDGLVRSGTSEVSEAIITGESRPVEKSEGDEVIAGTINGAGSLRVEVTCTGDETKLSGIMRLVADAQQSKSRAQHLADRAAQLLTVAAIVSGLATLGGWQLLGAAIDFSIVRTVTVLVIACPHALGLAVPLVVAISTTLGARGGLLVRDRRGLEEARHLDTVIFDKTGTLTLGEFRVVDMAVADGVSEEEALRIAAGVESESEHPIARGIVTTAEERGIETPAASGFRALTGKGVAATVAGVEYHMGGPALLREEEAKLSARLQEAAQAAARRGQAAIHLLRDGEALAVFAVADAIREESRAAIQALHDRGIEVAMLTGDARAVADAVAEELGIDTVFAEVLPENKASKVRELQGRGKRVAMVGDGVNDAPALATADIGIAIGAGTDVAVEAGHIVLVRSDPRDIPRIISLSRATYRKMVQNLWWAAGYNVFAIPLAAGVLSPWGILLSPAVGAVLMSASTVIVAINAQLLKRADI from the coding sequence ATGTTCCGCGACAAGTTCTGGCTCTCGCTCCTCCTGACCCTTCCGGTCGTCTTCTGGTCCCGGCACATCGAAGAGCTCTTGGGCTACCGGGCGCCGTCCTTTCCTGGCTCGGCATCGATTCCGCCCGTTCTCGGCACGGCCGTCTTCTTCTACGGCGGATGGGTCTTCCTCCAGGGGGCGTGGCGGGAGCTCCGCGACCGCCTGCCGGGGATGATGACCCTCATCTCGCTGGCGATCTCGGTCGCCTTCGTCTTCTCGTGGGTGGTGGAGGCGGGCCTGATCGAGGCCAACGCGCTCTGGTGGGAGCTAGCGACCCTGGTGACGATCATGCTCCTCGGCCACTGGATCGAGATGCGCTCGATCTCGCAGGCCCAGGGTGCGCTCCAGGAGCTCGCGCGACTGCTCCCGGACACGGCGACCCGCATCACCGAGGGAGGGGAGGAGACGGTGGCCGTGGACGCGTTGCGCATGGGCGACGTGGTGCTCGTGCGTCCGGGAGAGAGCGTGCCCGTGGACGGACTGGTCCGGAGCGGAACGAGCGAGGTCAGCGAAGCCATCATCACCGGCGAGTCCCGCCCGGTCGAGAAGAGCGAAGGAGACGAGGTCATCGCCGGGACGATCAACGGCGCAGGCTCCTTGCGCGTGGAGGTGACGTGCACCGGGGACGAGACCAAGCTGTCGGGGATCATGCGCCTCGTGGCCGATGCGCAGCAGTCCAAGTCGAGAGCTCAGCATCTCGCAGATCGCGCGGCGCAGCTCCTGACGGTCGCAGCCATCGTATCGGGGCTCGCCACCCTGGGTGGATGGCAGCTTCTCGGTGCAGCGATCGACTTCTCGATCGTGCGCACGGTGACAGTGCTCGTGATCGCCTGTCCCCATGCACTGGGCCTGGCCGTGCCCCTGGTCGTGGCCATCTCGACGACCCTCGGCGCCCGAGGTGGTCTGCTGGTGCGGGACCGGCGGGGTCTCGAGGAGGCCCGGCACCTCGACACCGTGATCTTCGACAAGACGGGGACGCTCACCCTGGGCGAGTTCCGAGTGGTCGACATGGCGGTAGCGGACGGGGTCTCCGAAGAGGAGGCGCTGCGCATCGCCGCGGGCGTGGAGTCAGAGTCCGAACATCCCATCGCTCGCGGCATCGTGACGACGGCCGAGGAGCGTGGAATCGAGACCCCGGCCGCCAGCGGGTTCCGTGCCCTCACCGGGAAGGGCGTCGCAGCGACGGTGGCGGGCGTCGAGTACCACATGGGTGGTCCCGCGCTCCTTCGCGAGGAAGAGGCCAAGCTCTCTGCCAGGCTCCAGGAGGCGGCACAAGCAGCAGCGCGGCGCGGACAGGCTGCCATCCACCTGCTCCGAGATGGCGAAGCTCTCGCCGTGTTCGCCGTTGCCGATGCCATACGGGAGGAGAGCCGCGCCGCCATCCAGGCGCTCCACGACCGCGGGATCGAGGTCGCCATGCTCACCGGCGACGCCCGGGCCGTGGCGGACGCGGTCGCGGAGGAGCTCGGCATCGACACGGTCTTCGCCGAGGTGCTGCCCGAGAACAAGGCGTCGAAGGTGCGAGAGCTCCAGGGTCGCGGGAAGCGCGTGGCCATGGTGGGCGACGGCGTGAACGACGCCCCCGCGCTCGCCACCGCCGACATCGGGATCGCGATCGGCGCAGGGACCGACGTCGCCGTCGAGGCGGGGCACATCGTGCTCGTCCGCTCGGATCCTCGTGACATTCCGAGGATCATCAGCCTCTCCAGAGCCACGTACCGGAAGATGGTGCAGAACCTGTGGTGGGCAGCCGGATACAACGTCTTCGCCATCCCGCTGGCGGCAGGAGTGCTGTCCCCTTGGGGCATTCTTCTCAGTCCGGCCGTGGGCGCCGTCCTCATGTCTGCCAGCACCGTGATCGTCGCGATCAACGCGCAGCTCCTGAAGCGGGCGGACATATGA